In the genome of Buchnera aphidicola (Artemisaphis artemisicola), one region contains:
- the dnaC gene encoding DNA replication protein DnaC yields the protein MTFHTEFFKRLQRLMPNNIKPKFDNDEDLLAWNQEQGRLSSESIIRENKAMKIQRVLGRSGIRELYMNCSFDNYKIEHDGQKKVLKASKRYAEEFNENIASFIFSGKPGTGKNHLASAIGNYLILHGKSILIVTVADLMSNMKGTFSGNSNITEENLLHNLSSVDLLMIDEIGMQTESRYEKVIINQIVDRRSSSKRSTGMLSNLDHKGMKNLLGERVIDRMRLGNSLWLTFEWDSYRQYVKGNEY from the coding sequence ATGACATTTCATACTGAATTCTTTAAACGTCTTCAACGTTTAATGCCTAATAATATTAAACCCAAATTTGATAATGATGAAGATTTACTAGCTTGGAATCAAGAACAAGGAAGATTATCTTCAGAATCTATAATACGAGAGAACAAAGCAATGAAAATACAGAGAGTATTAGGAAGATCAGGTATCCGGGAATTGTATATGAATTGTTCTTTTGATAATTATAAAATTGAACATGACGGACAAAAAAAAGTTCTAAAAGCATCTAAAAGATATGCAGAAGAATTTAATGAAAATATTGCTAGTTTTATTTTTTCAGGAAAACCTGGAACCGGAAAAAATCATTTAGCATCTGCTATAGGAAATTACTTGATTTTACATGGAAAAAGCATCTTGATCGTTACAGTTGCTGACTTAATGTCCAATATGAAAGGCACTTTTAGTGGTAATAGTAATATTACAGAAGAAAATTTGCTACATAATCTCAGTAGTGTTGATTTATTAATGATTGATGAAATTGGCATGCAAACTGAATCTCGCTATGAAAAAGTAATTATTAATCAAATAGTTGATCGACGTTCATCATCTAAACGTTCAACAGGAATGTTGTCAAATTTAGATCATAAAGGCATGAAAAATTTATTAGGTGAACGAGTAATTGATCGAATGCGTTTAGGGAACAGTTTATGGTTAACTTTTGAATGGGATAGCTATAGACAATATGTTAAAGGAAATGAGTATTAA
- a CDS encoding DnaT-like ssDNA-binding domain-containing protein produces MKKFISDNINLDVFCKNPIKFLEMSNNGSLVILKNKTPVFYVIRPCLFEKIFDIKYNLSDKNDKKQNINQKFAMHLQWIPDKDFIHQAALWGFFLTEEVSKAELLCFINYWQAEGCFFYHIQWQQKLARSLSKSRSLNNYISNKKRDITYIPTPDQTVPHGFRGK; encoded by the coding sequence ATGAAAAAATTTATTTCAGATAATATAAATCTTGATGTATTTTGTAAAAACCCAATAAAATTTTTAGAAATGTCAAATAATGGTAGTTTAGTAATATTAAAAAATAAAACTCCTGTATTTTATGTCATTAGACCTTGTTTATTTGAAAAAATATTTGATATAAAATACAACTTATCAGATAAAAATGATAAAAAACAAAATATAAATCAAAAATTTGCAATGCATCTACAGTGGATACCTGATAAAGATTTTATTCATCAAGCAGCATTATGGGGGTTTTTTTTAACTGAAGAGGTATCAAAAGCTGAACTTCTATGTTTTATTAATTATTGGCAAGCAGAAGGTTGTTTTTTTTATCATATACAATGGCAACAAAAACTAGCTAGAAGCTTATCAAAAAGCAGATCTCTAAATAATTATATTTCAAATAAAAAAAGAGATATTACTTATATTCCAACACCAGATCAAACTGTACCACATGGATTTAGAGGTAAATAA
- the efp gene encoding elongation factor P, translating into MRVYYSNNFRLGCKIIFENEPCLIESSEFVKPGKGQAFVRVKLRKLLTKQLIEKTFKSTDSLEVADVIECTLSYVYNDGDFWYFINNNTFEELSVEEKIIGMNKKWLLEQDTCVVTLWNNKPISITPKTFVKLEVIDVQATLKGDTINTSATKLAILSTGAVVKVPLFIQSGQLIKVDTRSGEYVSRIK; encoded by the coding sequence ATGAGAGTATATTATAGCAATAATTTTCGTTTAGGTTGTAAAATTATATTTGAAAACGAACCATGTTTAATAGAATCCAGTGAATTTGTTAAACCAGGAAAAGGTCAAGCTTTTGTTCGTGTAAAATTAAGAAAACTTTTAACAAAACAACTTATAGAAAAGACATTTAAATCCACAGATTCTTTAGAAGTAGCCGATGTTATAGAATGTACATTATCTTATGTATATAATGATGGTGATTTTTGGTATTTTATTAATAATAATACTTTTGAAGAATTATCAGTAGAAGAAAAAATTATTGGTATGAATAAAAAATGGTTATTAGAACAAGATACATGTGTAGTAACTTTATGGAATAATAAACCGATTTCAATTACTCCTAAAACTTTTGTAAAACTTGAAGTTATAGATGTTCAAGCAACTCTTAAAGGAGATACAATTAATACTAGTGCTACTAAATTAGCCATATTAAGTACAGGTGCTGTAGTTAAAGTACCTCTTTTTATTCAATCTGGTCAATTGATAAAAGTAGACACTCGATCTGGTGAATATGTATCTAGAATTAAATGA